A genome region from Methanobacterium sp. includes the following:
- a CDS encoding DUF123 domain-containing protein: MVTKTILKGTYCLLINLNKNQSIEIGKKGEIQFKKGCHVYVGSALNSLEGRIKRHLRQNKKMHWHVDYLLDSPHTQVTEVFYSDDGDKHECELAAQIALKGAEIKGFGCSDCNCPAHLFYFQNESQATLNCLEGFKKLKLEVKALEDLTLEDLD, translated from the coding sequence ATGGTCACAAAAACTATTTTAAAAGGAACATACTGTCTTCTAATAAATTTAAACAAAAATCAATCCATAGAAATCGGTAAAAAAGGAGAAATTCAGTTTAAAAAGGGTTGTCATGTTTATGTGGGATCTGCCCTCAATTCCCTGGAGGGGAGGATCAAAAGACACCTCAGGCAAAATAAAAAGATGCACTGGCACGTGGATTACCTCCTGGACAGTCCCCATACTCAAGTAACAGAAGTATTTTACAGTGATGATGGTGATAAACACGAATGTGAACTGGCAGCCCAAATAGCTCTAAAAGGAGCAGAAATAAAGGGTTTTGGTTGTTCTGATTGCAACTGCCCGGCACACTTATTCTATTTTCAAAATGAGTCTCAGGCCACTTTAAACTGCCTGGAAGGGTTTAAAAAATTAAAATTAGAGGTTAAGGCCCTTGAAGATTTGACCCTTGAAGATTTGGATTAA
- the cfbC gene encoding Ni-sirohydrochlorin a,c-diamide reductive cyclase ATP-dependent reductase subunit, which produces MSKSKHIAIYGKGGIGKSTIVANLAASYSEDKSVLVIGCDPKADTTRTLVGRRIPTILDILKEKRDAQEEDVVFPGYGNVMCVESGGPEPGVGCAGRGVIVAMKLLENLEVFSQDPEVIIYDVLGDVVCGGFAVPLRENFADEVYIVTSGEYMALYAANNISKGIKKLKSNLGGIICNCRGINRELEIVEEFTHSIGSKVIGVIPRSELVQQSEIDAKTVMEKFPESEQAQKYRDLSSAILDNQDFVIPEPMGADEFDEFFRGFQLPKRP; this is translated from the coding sequence ATGAGTAAGAGCAAGCACATTGCCATTTATGGTAAGGGTGGTATTGGTAAATCCACCATTGTCGCCAACCTGGCTGCATCCTACTCAGAAGATAAAAGCGTTCTGGTAATTGGCTGCGACCCCAAGGCAGACACCACACGCACCCTGGTGGGGCGAAGAATCCCCACCATCCTGGACATCTTAAAAGAAAAAAGAGATGCTCAAGAGGAGGATGTGGTCTTCCCAGGATACGGCAATGTGATGTGCGTGGAAAGCGGAGGCCCCGAACCTGGTGTTGGTTGCGCAGGGAGGGGAGTTATTGTGGCTATGAAACTCCTGGAGAACCTGGAAGTCTTTAGCCAGGACCCAGAAGTTATCATCTACGATGTGCTGGGGGATGTGGTCTGCGGAGGATTCGCAGTACCGCTCAGGGAGAACTTTGCCGATGAAGTTTACATCGTTACTTCTGGGGAGTACATGGCTCTTTATGCAGCTAACAACATTTCCAAGGGTATAAAAAAACTTAAAAGCAATCTCGGTGGCATTATCTGCAACTGCAGAGGTATCAACCGAGAATTAGAGATCGTGGAAGAATTCACTCACAGTATTGGGAGTAAGGTTATAGGGGTGATCCCCCGCAGTGAACTGGTTCAACAGAGTGAGATAGATGCCAAGACAGTTATGGAAAAGTTCCCAGAATCAGAACAGGCCCAAAAATACCGGGATCTTTCTTCAGCTATTTTAGATAACCAGGACTTTGTTATCCCCGAACCCATGGGTGCTGATGAATTTGATGAATTTTTCAGGGGATTTCAGTTACCAAAGAGACCATAA
- a CDS encoding CBS domain-containing protein, whose amino-acid sequence MMKIQDAMEKNVIKFQVNDRIVDVAGSLRENKISGAPVMNKEGQLVGIISEGDIMRLLEVHSPHIRLILPSPLDLIELPVRMKYEMDEIAEDMNKAASLLIGEIMTKKVVTITPDADISDAAQLMDTHDVKRLPVMDSHGKMVGIITRGDIIGAMVRG is encoded by the coding sequence ATGATGAAAATTCAGGACGCCATGGAAAAGAACGTAATCAAATTCCAAGTGAACGATCGAATCGTTGATGTGGCTGGAAGCCTACGTGAAAACAAGATCAGCGGAGCACCAGTGATGAATAAAGAAGGCCAGTTAGTGGGAATCATCAGTGAAGGTGATATCATGCGACTCCTAGAGGTTCACTCCCCCCACATTAGACTGATCCTGCCATCTCCACTCGACTTAATCGAACTACCGGTACGTATGAAATACGAGATGGATGAGATAGCCGAAGACATGAACAAAGCTGCTTCCCTGCTTATCGGAGAAATAATGACCAAGAAAGTGGTGACCATCACCCCTGATGCAGATATTAGTGATGCCGCCCAACTCATGGACACCCATGATGTTAAACGATTACCAGTTATGGATTCTCATGGGAAAATGGTGGGTATAATCACCAGGGGAGATATTATCGGAGCTATGGTGAGGGGATGA
- a CDS encoding peptidase U32 family protein yields the protein MVELLAPARDFASLESALKNGANAVYIGLDNYNMRAHTANFTLEKLNQATERCHDYGARLYVCTNTVMRDNDIKHLKTVLPEIKNAGAYAVIASDLGVLKIAGDEGIDVHLSVQANISNLESLKLLHALGVKRVILSRELSLNEIKEMAGESPIEVEVFIHGAMCLAISGRCFLSSFLYQKNANCGECLQPCRKEWRLISNDGDALSTGMPGNKGLEEIEGKLDEINGFKGHILSPRDLCMMEYIPQLMEAGISSFKIEGRARPADYVATVTRVYREAIDSYQSGEWKFQDRWLDELRKVYNRGFDTGFYFQTPHQTSSYNQATHYKQDIGEVVNYYSKVKAAELRLWNPLEVGDEIIIQGPTTGSVMKKVDSMQIRGRNIEKSEGGESVGVFIEDKVRPGDLVYRRIKRNK from the coding sequence ATGGTAGAATTACTGGCACCTGCCCGGGACTTTGCCTCTCTGGAGTCAGCCCTGAAAAACGGGGCCAACGCAGTTTATATAGGTTTAGATAACTACAATATGCGTGCCCATACAGCCAACTTCACTTTAGAAAAACTTAATCAAGCCACGGAACGCTGCCATGATTATGGGGCTCGCCTTTATGTTTGCACCAACACCGTAATGCGAGATAACGATATAAAACATCTTAAAACTGTTTTACCAGAAATCAAAAATGCCGGAGCTTATGCAGTAATCGCATCTGATCTGGGAGTTCTTAAAATCGCCGGTGATGAAGGTATTGATGTTCATCTCAGTGTTCAAGCTAACATATCCAATTTGGAATCTTTAAAACTCCTCCATGCACTGGGTGTTAAAAGGGTGATTCTCTCCCGTGAACTATCCTTAAACGAGATAAAAGAAATGGCTGGTGAAAGTCCCATTGAAGTGGAGGTTTTTATACATGGTGCAATGTGCCTGGCCATCTCCGGGAGATGTTTTCTAAGTTCTTTCCTTTACCAGAAGAATGCCAACTGCGGTGAATGTCTGCAACCCTGTAGAAAGGAGTGGAGATTAATTTCCAACGATGGTGATGCATTATCCACTGGAATGCCAGGAAATAAGGGTTTGGAAGAAATTGAAGGGAAATTAGATGAAATTAATGGATTTAAAGGCCATATTTTAAGTCCACGTGATCTTTGCATGATGGAATACATACCTCAACTTATGGAAGCTGGAATATCTTCCTTTAAGATTGAAGGCCGGGCCAGACCTGCTGATTATGTGGCCACCGTAACCAGGGTTTACCGTGAAGCAATTGATTCATACCAGAGTGGTGAATGGAAATTTCAGGACCGCTGGTTAGATGAACTCCGGAAGGTTTACAATCGTGGTTTTGACACTGGATTCTACTTCCAAACACCCCACCAGACCAGCAGCTACAACCAGGCCACCCACTACAAGCAGGATATAGGAGAAGTGGTTAACTATTATTCTAAGGTTAAAGCTGCGGAGTTAAGACTCTGGAACCCCCTTGAAGTGGGTGATGAGATTATTATACAAGGCCCTACCACGGGTTCAGTTATGAAGAAGGTGGATTCCATGCAGATAAGGGGGAGAAACATTGAAAAATCAGAAGGGGGAGAAAGTGTAGGAGTTTTCATTGAAGATAAAGTTCGACCCGGGGATTTGGTGTACCGGAGAATTAAAAGAAATAAATAG
- the purF gene encoding amidophosphoribosyltransferase, with the protein MQDKCGIVGAYSHNKSHNISREIYYGLYALQHRGQESAGISVHNGEEMRTYRGMGLVCDVFNNGNIEGLDGNVGIGHVRYSTTGKSQIQNSQPFISKFDMGSIAIAHNGDIINSMELRRDLEKEGIKFQSSTDSEVICHLLTREYSKNHDMVESIKKVSKKLIGSYSLVLLVNDDLMVVRDPIGIKPLSLGQKEGITMVASETVAFDVVGAEYVRDVEPGEILLINDEVHSFKIPQNPGTPRAHCMFEYVYFARPDSILDGRVVYNVRKNIGKSLFKEHPVDADVVMPVPDSAITAAIGYSRASGIPYGEGLIKNRYIGRTFIMPTQEERETSVKLKMNPIRSELEGKSIVLVDDSIVRGTTSKALVNVLREAGVKEIHLRVGSPPITSPCYYGIAMATRKELIASDKTIEKIRQTLGVDSLGYLSIDSLVECIGIKRNELCLGCLTGEYPTELPANIEEYESCRC; encoded by the coding sequence GTGCAGGATAAATGCGGTATTGTAGGTGCTTATTCTCATAATAAGTCCCATAACATTTCCAGAGAAATATATTACGGCCTATATGCTTTACAACATCGTGGACAGGAGTCTGCAGGCATATCTGTTCATAATGGTGAGGAAATGCGTACCTATAGAGGTATGGGGCTGGTCTGTGACGTGTTCAACAATGGTAACATCGAAGGACTGGATGGGAATGTGGGAATAGGCCATGTACGTTACTCTACAACAGGTAAATCACAAATTCAAAATTCCCAGCCATTTATAAGTAAATTTGACATGGGAAGCATTGCTATAGCTCATAACGGAGATATTATCAACTCCATGGAACTCAGGAGAGATCTGGAGAAAGAAGGAATAAAATTCCAATCATCTACTGACTCTGAAGTCATCTGTCACCTCTTAACCAGGGAGTACTCCAAAAACCATGATATGGTGGAGTCTATAAAGAAGGTTTCCAAAAAATTAATTGGTTCCTACTCACTGGTTCTACTGGTTAACGATGACTTGATGGTGGTAAGAGATCCAATCGGTATCAAACCATTATCCCTGGGACAAAAGGAAGGAATTACCATGGTTGCCTCAGAAACTGTTGCTTTTGATGTGGTAGGGGCAGAATACGTTCGTGATGTGGAACCAGGGGAAATACTGCTTATCAACGATGAAGTCCATAGTTTCAAAATCCCCCAAAACCCAGGTACCCCCAGGGCCCATTGCATGTTTGAATACGTTTATTTCGCCCGTCCAGACAGTATACTGGATGGGAGGGTTGTTTACAATGTAAGGAAGAACATTGGCAAATCCCTGTTTAAGGAACACCCTGTGGATGCAGATGTGGTCATGCCAGTGCCTGACTCTGCAATAACTGCAGCCATAGGTTACTCTCGAGCCTCGGGAATTCCCTACGGGGAAGGATTGATCAAAAACCGTTATATAGGACGTACTTTCATCATGCCCACCCAGGAAGAGCGTGAAACATCCGTCAAACTGAAGATGAACCCCATACGGTCTGAACTGGAGGGTAAAAGCATAGTACTGGTGGACGACAGTATAGTGAGAGGGACAACTTCTAAAGCCCTGGTGAACGTTCTTCGTGAAGCAGGGGTAAAGGAGATCCATTTACGCGTGGGATCACCACCCATAACCTCCCCCTGTTATTATGGTATTGCCATGGCCACCCGTAAAGAGCTCATAGCTTCAGATAAGACCATAGAAAAAATAAGACAAACTCTGGGTGTTGATTCACTGGGATACCTCAGTATAGACTCCCTGGTGGAATGTATTGGGATCAAACGGAATGAACTGTGTCTGGGATGCCTCACCGGAGAGTACCCCACAGAACTACCGGCTAATATTGAAGAATACGAATCTTGTAGATGTTAA
- a CDS encoding toprim domain-containing protein produces the protein MEIRNPIDVRIIVEGASDVENVSRALQNIALGAEYHITISSIIPTTNIEIAKKAVNGADIVLIATDVDAPGRELAEKFQKVLKKEVGHIERMKLPFGHDVEYIDPVLIRREIKNAIIRSGLLSIANLGRFQEIKDRLKESEAKIKELNKEIQDLSSQKDELILENQELTDSQERLKLKQSSLQEEFKVTKQRYADVKNQYGILINKNLYERFSLSELWKETFNETLDEEEHITFITGEFKPDNIVLGQGFITAPSRKDAVDWLKVIRTVLIFYDSKIEDLKEEIGDDKFNPHLLKE, from the coding sequence ATGGAAATTAGAAATCCCATCGATGTGCGTATCATTGTGGAAGGAGCTTCAGACGTGGAAAACGTTTCCCGGGCATTGCAGAACATTGCCCTGGGAGCGGAGTACCACATAACCATCTCCTCCATTATACCCACCACCAACATAGAAATAGCCAAAAAAGCTGTTAATGGTGCAGATATTGTTTTAATCGCCACTGATGTGGATGCCCCTGGAAGAGAACTGGCCGAAAAATTCCAGAAAGTTCTCAAAAAAGAAGTGGGCCATATAGAACGGATGAAACTCCCCTTCGGCCATGACGTGGAGTACATTGACCCCGTACTTATAAGAAGGGAAATTAAAAATGCCATAATTCGTTCTGGATTACTATCCATAGCTAACCTGGGACGTTTCCAGGAAATTAAAGATCGGCTCAAAGAATCTGAAGCTAAAATTAAGGAATTGAATAAAGAAATTCAAGACCTCTCTTCACAAAAGGACGAACTCATATTAGAGAATCAGGAACTAACTGATTCCCAGGAAAGGCTCAAATTAAAGCAGTCAAGTTTACAGGAAGAGTTTAAGGTTACCAAACAGCGTTACGCTGATGTGAAGAACCAGTACGGAATTTTAATAAACAAAAATCTGTATGAAAGATTCTCTCTCAGCGAACTGTGGAAGGAAACCTTTAATGAAACCTTAGATGAAGAAGAACATATTACTTTTATTACCGGAGAATTTAAACCAGATAACATTGTTTTAGGGCAAGGTTTCATAACCGCCCCCTCTCGCAAAGATGCAGTGGATTGGTTAAAGGTTATTCGTACGGTGCTCATTTTTTACGATTCAAAAATTGAAGATCTTAAGGAAGAAATAGGTGATGATAAATTCAACCCACACCTACTCAAGGAGTAG
- a CDS encoding 50S ribosomal protein L37e codes for MKGTPSFGKRNKKTHIRCRRCGKNSYNARKRYCAACGFGRSKRVRTYSWQNKKLNGYRLK; via the coding sequence TTGAAAGGTACACCATCATTTGGTAAACGTAACAAAAAAACCCATATCCGTTGTAGAAGATGTGGGAAAAATTCATACAATGCCAGGAAGCGCTACTGTGCAGCCTGTGGATTCGGAAGATCCAAAAGGGTCAGGACCTACAGCTGGCAGAACAAGAAACTTAATGGCTACAGGTTGAAATAG
- a CDS encoding LSm family protein, whose product MSVQKNVNTSRPLDVLGRALNSQVLIKLKGGREFRGVLESFDMHMNLVLNDAEELESGESSRRLGVVLIRGDNIVYISPG is encoded by the coding sequence GTGAGTGTACAGAAGAATGTAAATACATCCCGACCATTAGACGTATTAGGTCGAGCCCTTAACTCTCAAGTGTTAATTAAACTTAAAGGTGGCAGAGAATTCCGTGGAGTTCTTGAAAGCTTTGATATGCATATGAATTTAGTTCTGAATGACGCTGAAGAATTAGAAAGCGGCGAATCATCAAGAAGATTAGGCGTGGTCCTCATACGTGGGGATAACATAGTATACATATCACCAGGATAA
- a CDS encoding RNA-binding protein: MKIKKRYHLKKKKLKEFQTKLGPYSSLIPSKSKVEILESDLPDLIMVDGDPLIIILDGEPFPTLKGALKHPIESHMVVVDMGAVKFMASGADVMSPGIVEADPQIQEGDTVIVVDENHRKPLAMGTAIISGEEMVDKDKGKAVKTLHYIGDKIWNLDV, translated from the coding sequence TTGAAAATAAAAAAGAGATACCATCTTAAAAAAAAGAAATTAAAAGAGTTTCAAACTAAATTAGGACCTTACAGCTCATTAATACCTTCTAAATCCAAAGTGGAGATCTTAGAAAGTGATCTTCCTGATTTAATCATGGTAGATGGCGATCCCCTTATCATAATCCTGGATGGCGAACCATTTCCCACCCTGAAAGGAGCTCTAAAACACCCCATCGAAAGTCATATGGTGGTGGTGGACATGGGGGCAGTGAAGTTCATGGCCAGTGGGGCTGATGTGATGTCTCCAGGTATTGTGGAGGCCGACCCCCAGATCCAGGAGGGAGATACAGTTATAGTGGTTGATGAAAACCACCGCAAACCACTGGCAATGGGAACTGCTATCATATCCGGAGAAGAAATGGTAGATAAAGATAAGGGCAAGGCAGTGAAGACCTTACACTACATTGGAGATAAGATCTGGAATCTTGATGTTTAA
- a CDS encoding DUF6790 family protein, with the protein MEMWYIFAGVPLLGAVIHFFLGKKPKSLNRITELLLLWYLGVGIGVGSLFSGLAQVLSPEMVAQSTGWAYSPFLREVGFANISYGILGLLAVRFRNFWAPAIIAYAIFMWGAAAGHIYEIQQTANLSAGNAGAVLYLDILMPLFLIILLVIYHKTLKDNTVSGSDS; encoded by the coding sequence ATGGAAATGTGGTATATATTTGCAGGTGTGCCTCTTTTAGGTGCGGTAATACATTTTTTCTTGGGTAAAAAACCCAAATCACTAAACCGGATAACTGAATTATTACTATTATGGTATTTAGGTGTGGGAATTGGTGTTGGATCCCTTTTCAGTGGTCTGGCACAAGTTTTAAGTCCAGAAATGGTAGCTCAATCAACAGGATGGGCTTATTCACCATTTTTGCGTGAAGTTGGATTTGCAAATATTTCATATGGGATTTTAGGTCTTCTGGCAGTGCGTTTCAGGAATTTCTGGGCACCGGCCATCATTGCTTACGCCATATTCATGTGGGGTGCAGCCGCAGGCCACATCTATGAAATACAGCAAACAGCTAATCTTTCAGCAGGTAATGCCGGAGCAGTGCTCTACCTGGACATTCTGATGCCTCTGTTCTTGATAATATTACTGGTAATATACCATAAAACTCTAAAAGACAACACAGTCAGTGGGTCTGATAGTTAG
- the arfB gene encoding 2-amino-5-formylamino-6-ribosylaminopyrimidin-4(3H)-one 5'-monophosphate deformylase, with translation MVELRYSSGRVLSPEVHKIGIMAIGSHLENHGASLPIDTDSKIASYLALQASLRTGAKFIGILYAATEYDYVKHGIHLPVDVMVEKELIPTLKNARNNLNLEAVVLVNGHGGNVPIKDYLDDIEVELGLEIIFNNKIVEIEGPHAGTGELSMGVVLGMADESRLNEHCHFDEYPEVGMVGLQKARQQSKGIDDGACEVQRQGVCVDLELGESLLETAVCDIIKDVESLLS, from the coding sequence ATGGTAGAACTGAGATACTCCTCGGGCAGGGTGCTTTCACCAGAGGTTCATAAGATAGGAATCATGGCCATTGGTTCCCACCTGGAAAACCATGGTGCATCACTTCCCATTGACACTGATTCTAAAATCGCCTCTTACCTGGCACTTCAGGCATCTCTTCGCACTGGGGCTAAATTTATAGGCATATTATATGCTGCAACCGAGTATGACTATGTGAAGCATGGTATCCACCTACCCGTAGATGTTATGGTGGAAAAAGAACTCATTCCCACCTTAAAAAACGCCAGAAATAATCTAAATCTGGAAGCAGTGGTCCTGGTAAATGGTCATGGTGGAAATGTTCCCATCAAAGATTATCTGGACGATATTGAAGTGGAACTTGGCCTTGAAATCATTTTCAACAACAAAATTGTGGAAATAGAGGGGCCCCATGCAGGCACAGGAGAACTTTCCATGGGGGTGGTTTTGGGCATGGCCGATGAATCCCGTCTTAATGAACACTGTCATTTTGATGAATACCCTGAAGTGGGGATGGTTGGTCTGCAGAAGGCACGCCAGCAAAGTAAAGGTATTGATGATGGTGCCTGTGAAGTTCAAAGGCAGGGTGTTTGTGTGGACCTGGAATTAGGTGAATCCCTACTTGAAACAGCTGTTTGTGATATTATCAAGGATGTTGAGAGCTTATTGAGTTGA
- a CDS encoding AIM24 family protein: protein MFCPNCGTEVNGKFCPNCGESMETAIDEPVQSPEIQPSATAAPVAGSSSKYSVNDFINKTMEKSGSGETFEIENNYLLNINLNGQAWSKKGAMVAYTGDVKFKREGTFEHGIDRFVKKAVTGESSTLMKMKGQGKVYLADQGKEIVVLNLQNERIFVNGNDLLAFEEQIEWDITMMSSGVGMSAGGLFHVKLEGTGMVAITTHFTPITLVVTPDQPVYTDPNATVAWSGGLSPSIKADVDFKTLLGKDSGETFQLKFQGQGFVIVQPFEEF, encoded by the coding sequence ATGTTTTGTCCTAACTGCGGAACTGAAGTTAATGGAAAATTTTGCCCAAATTGCGGTGAATCAATGGAAACAGCCATAGACGAACCTGTTCAAAGCCCTGAAATACAACCATCAGCAACCGCTGCACCAGTTGCTGGTTCTTCCAGCAAATATTCGGTTAATGATTTCATCAACAAAACCATGGAAAAAAGTGGTTCTGGTGAAACATTCGAGATTGAAAACAACTACTTGCTGAACATAAACCTCAATGGCCAGGCATGGTCTAAAAAAGGGGCAATGGTTGCCTATACCGGTGATGTGAAGTTCAAAAGAGAGGGAACCTTCGAACATGGAATAGACAGATTCGTTAAAAAAGCAGTGACCGGAGAATCAAGCACCCTAATGAAAATGAAAGGCCAGGGAAAAGTTTACCTGGCAGATCAGGGAAAAGAAATCGTTGTTTTGAACCTCCAAAACGAAAGGATTTTCGTTAATGGGAATGATCTACTGGCCTTTGAGGAGCAGATTGAATGGGACATAACCATGATGAGTTCTGGTGTGGGAATGTCTGCCGGTGGCCTGTTCCACGTGAAACTGGAAGGAACCGGTATGGTGGCCATAACCACTCATTTCACACCCATCACCCTGGTGGTAACTCCAGATCAACCAGTATACACTGATCCCAATGCAACAGTGGCCTGGTCAGGCGGTTTAAGCCCCTCTATTAAAGCAGATGTGGACTTTAAAACCCTTCTGGGAAAAGATAGTGGTGAAACATTCCAGTTAAAATTCCAGGGCCAGGGATTCGTAATTGTACAGCCATTCGAAGAGTTTTAA
- a CDS encoding GAF domain-containing protein, translating into MTEHGKNLTDTERLIISYISSHPPEECMLDKITRGTSRSRATVLKYLEILNAKGIINYRFVGRSKLWSLSEFPNTAISTEPIIRPEDTDGSIDALASVASQLHNLIYKESGLKRSIDNPDTLVFTLNNYQDIIATNDTFETFFKGKNNLRELVNPQEMIIMDEAISSLKAGHTSTIEIDFMEKSKVYRPYKISMHPIIGENKEITGTTIIGDDLSQSKRTKRELEILLSVARSTSSRESGEQTLKEVVHGINSLIPNKYCGIFLKNGGKLHLQYHIPALKNSTQILVDLEGFITKSMDSLETLSAANGDFHFETIQSHLKNSSLSMMLSVPIISADHAIGALVLLTQSESVNSVNIENVEMVADELSGFFKIKRLTHEKNEYINTLVAMNNVSSVLNSTSVEDEILGKSVTSTIDALGFEMGCIYLTDDKEELALKVHKNLPENLRNMCIAGIFKDLFRKTLENQSLVYITSESADYDLIDPAIKKNGLETLLILPIKSGEKIIGLLNMGSRNVKTYNQTSLENLSSIGLQLGLALERSRLAIQLKQRND; encoded by the coding sequence ATGACTGAACATGGTAAAAACCTAACCGATACCGAAAGATTGATCATATCCTACATCAGTTCCCATCCTCCAGAGGAGTGCATGCTGGATAAGATAACCCGGGGCACCAGCAGGAGCCGGGCCACAGTGTTAAAGTATCTGGAAATCCTGAATGCTAAAGGAATTATCAACTACCGTTTTGTTGGTAGGAGCAAATTATGGAGTTTGAGTGAATTTCCTAATACAGCTATTAGCACGGAACCCATAATAAGACCAGAAGATACCGATGGAAGCATCGATGCACTCGCGAGTGTTGCATCTCAGCTGCATAACTTGATCTATAAAGAATCAGGTCTTAAAAGATCTATTGACAATCCTGACACTTTAGTGTTTACCTTAAACAATTATCAGGACATCATAGCAACCAATGACACCTTTGAGACTTTTTTTAAGGGAAAAAATAACCTGCGAGAACTGGTTAATCCACAGGAAATGATTATAATGGATGAGGCCATTAGCTCCTTGAAGGCAGGTCATACCTCCACTATTGAAATCGATTTTATGGAAAAATCAAAGGTATATAGACCATACAAAATTTCCATGCACCCCATAATAGGGGAAAATAAGGAAATTACTGGAACTACAATCATTGGAGATGATCTTTCCCAATCAAAACGCACCAAACGCGAATTAGAAATTCTCTTATCCGTTGCTCGTTCCACCAGTTCCAGAGAAAGCGGCGAACAAACCCTTAAAGAAGTGGTTCATGGCATTAACAGCCTAATTCCCAATAAATACTGTGGAATATTCCTTAAAAATGGGGGGAAACTGCATCTCCAGTACCATATTCCCGCACTTAAAAACAGCACCCAGATACTGGTGGATCTGGAAGGATTCATAACGAAGAGTATGGATTCTTTGGAGACCTTATCTGCAGCAAATGGTGATTTTCACTTTGAAACCATTCAATCTCACCTAAAAAATAGTTCGTTATCCATGATGCTCTCCGTTCCAATTATCAGTGCAGATCATGCCATTGGTGCCCTAGTACTGTTAACCCAGTCCGAATCCGTGAATTCAGTTAATATTGAGAATGTGGAGATGGTTGCAGATGAATTGTCCGGGTTTTTCAAGATAAAAAGGTTGACCCATGAAAAAAATGAATACATTAACACTCTGGTGGCCATGAATAATGTTTCATCCGTACTTAACTCCACTTCAGTGGAGGATGAGATTTTGGGAAAATCAGTGACCAGCACCATAGATGCCCTAGGTTTTGAAATGGGCTGCATTTATCTTACTGATGATAAGGAGGAACTGGCTTTAAAGGTCCATAAGAACTTACCTGAAAACCTGAGAAACATGTGCATAGCCGGGATTTTCAAGGATCTTTTCAGGAAAACACTGGAAAATCAAAGTTTAGTCTACATTACCTCAGAATCTGCCGATTATGACCTGATAGATCCAGCCATAAAAAAGAACGGGTTAGAAACTCTCCTCATACTTCCCATAAAAAGTGGGGAAAAGATAATCGGACTTCTTAATATGGGAAGTAGAAATGTGAAGACCTATAATCAAACCAGCCTTGAAAATCTTAGCTCCATTGGATTACAGCTTGGTTTGGCTCTTGAAAGGTCAAGGTTGGCCATACAACTTAAACAGAGGAATGACTGA